From a region of the Methylomonas rapida genome:
- the ccmE gene encoding cytochrome c maturation protein CcmE: MKAHRKQRLILIVLMLIGIGLAATFALKAFNENLMYFFSTTDVVEGKAPKDTLFRLGGMVVKGSVERPGADMLVRFKLSDFSKEVTVEYSGILPDLFREGQGIVAKGRLDQRGVFVAEEVLAKHDENYMPPEVAGSLKKAPEAK; encoded by the coding sequence ATGAAAGCACACCGCAAACAACGACTGATTCTGATTGTACTGATGCTGATTGGCATCGGCTTGGCGGCCACTTTTGCGTTAAAGGCCTTCAACGAAAATCTGATGTACTTTTTTTCCACCACCGATGTCGTCGAAGGCAAAGCACCCAAGGATACTTTGTTCCGATTGGGCGGCATGGTTGTCAAGGGCAGCGTGGAGCGACCGGGCGCCGATATGCTGGTACGTTTCAAACTCAGCGATTTCAGCAAGGAAGTCACCGTCGAATACAGCGGCATCCTGCCGGATTTGTTCCGGGAAGGGCAGGGCATCGTCGCCAAGGGACGTCTGGATCAGCGTGGCGTTTTCGTGGCTGAGGAAGTGTTGGCCAAGCACGATGAAAATTACATGCCGCCGGAAGTGGCGGGCAGCTTGAAGAAAGCGCCGGAGGCCAAATGA